From Daucus carota subsp. sativus chromosome 6, DH1 v3.0, whole genome shotgun sequence, the proteins below share one genomic window:
- the LOC108227113 gene encoding anthocyanidin 5,3-O-glucosyltransferase — MEEKNNSCIILYPSPGIGHLIAMVELAKLVLCRYPDSFSEFIILMTTAPHLNTATTAPYTSHVSATTPSITFYHLPTTPLPSNYVASVEGLNFDLQSFNNPNVRQALETISSKAHVKAFVMDMFCSSASDVASAINIPTYYFFTSAAASLSILLYLPTLHQKNTTSFKDLNAFIQFPGIPPIFSSDMSNPLLDRNSMEYKYFMELAAQMAKSDGIIINTFHSLEPRAITAISDGLCTPNSPIPPIYCIGPLIAEKQTNSKENECLVWLNSQPSKSVIFLCFGSMGVFCEEQLEEIAVGLEKSGHRFLWVVKTPPPKECNESNTSILGLQGPDLSRLLPQGFLERTKGRGLVVKSWAPQVAVLSHDSVGGFVTHCGWNSILEGVCARVPMIGWPLYAEQRINRVILVEELKAGLGLEESNGERYVSGAEIEKRVRELMDSDNGERVRHRVRELGDAAKVALTDENGTSLVALARLITKWKETRSS; from the coding sequence atGGAGGAGAAAAACAATAGTTGCATCATTCTGTATCCTTCTCCTGGAATTGGGCACTTGATAGCTATGGTGGAACTTGCAAAGCTAGTTCTGTGTCGATATCCTGATTCCTTCTCTGAATTTATCATTCTCATGACAACCGCACCACATCTCAACACTGCCACCACCGCTCCTTACACGAGCCATGTTTCTGCCACCACGCCTTCCATCACTTTCTACCATCTCCCCACCACACCTCTCCCATCAAACTATGTCGCTTCTGTTGAAGGCCTCAACTTTGACCTCCAAAGCTTCAACAATCCCAACGTTCGCCAAGCCCTTGAAACTATATCCTCCAAAGCTCATGTGAAAGCTTTCGTTATGGACATGTTTTGTAGCTCAGCTTCCGATGTTGCATCAGCAATTAACATTCCCACTTATTACTTCTTCACATCAGCAGCCGCTAGTCTTTCAATACTACTTTATCTGCCAACTCTTCACCAAAAGAATACCACATCTTTTAAAGATCTTAATGCTTTTATTCAGTTTCCTGGCATACCGCCTATCTTTTCATCCGACATGTCTAATCCCCTCCTAGACCGAAATTCCATGGAGTACAAATACTTTATGGAACTAGCAGCCCAGATGGCTAAATCTGATggaattattataaatacattCCACAGTTTAGAACCAAGAGCCATAACAGCTATTTCTGATGGGCTTTGCACTCCCAACTCCCCTATTCCTCCTATATATTGTATAGGACCTTTAATTGCTGAAAAACAGACCAACAGTAAGGAGAACGAGTGCTTAGTATGGCTCAATTCTCAACCTAGTAAAAGCGTGATATTTCTGTGCTTTGGAAGCATGGGTGTTTTTTGTGAAGAGCAACTAGAAGAGATTGCTGTGGGATTAGAAAAGAGTGGTCATAGATTTTTGTGGGTTGTTAAAACTCCACCACCCAAAGAATGTAATGAAAGCAATACTAGCATTTTAGGACTACAAGGGCCTGATCTAAGTAGACTCTTGCCGCAAGGTTTCTTGGAGAGAACCAAAGGGAGGGGACTTGTTGTCAAGTCATGGGCACCGCAGGTTGCTGTGCTAAGTCATGACTCAGTTGGTGGGTTCGTGACTCATTGTGGATGGAATTCGATCTTGGAAGGGGTGTGTGCTCGCGTACCAATGATTGGGTGGCCGTTGTACGCTGAGCAAAGGATTAACAGGGTGATTTTGGTGGAAGAGCTTAAGGCGGGTTTGGGGTTGGAAGAGTCTAATGGAGAAAGGTACGTGAGTGGTGCTGAGATAGAAAAGCGAGTTAGAGAATTGATGGACTCGGATAACGGGGAAAGGGTGAGGCACCGAGTTAGGGAATTGGGTGATGCTGCTAAGGTAGCCCTGACTGATGAGAATGGGACATCACTGGTGGCATTAGCCAGATTGATTACCAAGTGGAAGGAGACGAGGAGCAGTTGA
- the LOC108228191 gene encoding uncharacterized protein LOC108228191 encodes MQFFGSSEISPSPPAPTASGNYGHMMYVFNRNGVCLLYREWNRPLRTLNQQQDHKLMFGLLFSLKSLTAKMDPTSVEKGNLGVPLLPGQGCSFHSFRTNTYKLSFMESPSGIKIILVTHPRAGDLREPLKYIYNLYVEYVVKNPLYSPGTPIKSELFNTNLDQYVRGLG; translated from the exons ATGCAATTCTTCGGAAGCTCTGAGATCAGTCCATCGCCGCCGGCACCGACGGCGTCGGGAAATTACGGGCACATGATGTACGTCTTCAATCGTAACGGCGTTTGTTTACTTTACAGGGAATGGAACCGTCCCCTCCGTACTCTAAATCAGCAGCAAGATCACAAGCTTATGTTCGGTCTTCTTTTCTCTCTCAAATCTCTCACCGCCAAAATGGATCCTACTAG TGTTGAGAAAGGAAATCTTGGAGTGCCCCTGTTACCTGGGCAAGGTTGTTCGTTTCACAGTTTCCGGACAAATACATACAAACTAAGTTTCATGGAGAGTCCTTCAGGGATAAAG ATTATCCTTGTCACTCATCCTAGAGCTGGAGATCTTAGAGAACCTTTAAAGTATATTTACAACCTGTATGTTGAGTATGTTGTGAAGAATCCGCTTTACTCCCCGGGAACTCCTATCAA ATCTGAGCTATTTAATACAAACCTTGACCAATATGTAAGAGGGCTTGGATGA